In Dyadobacter sp. NIV53, a single window of DNA contains:
- a CDS encoding polysaccharide lyase: MNHLKILHLLKVGEGREKCCDFSIQRSDSVAHSGKHSVRFEVNREDKSVANGKRAEIAWFTEKKTNIDRWFSFSIFLPADYEKEQVSEILAQWHESPDLDLGESWRTAPIALKTQNGYWRAAIQWSADKVNDDKNIGGRQNFALGKQDKNQWTDWVFHIRFSCNDDGLIEIWKNGEPVLNYPGPNYYNDKKGPFFKFGIYKPDWKNKASKSTVTKRVVFFDDVIIGNENANLKMIQSLKLNQTE; encoded by the coding sequence ATGAATCATTTGAAGATACTTCATTTGCTAAAAGTTGGAGAAGGCAGGGAAAAATGTTGCGATTTTTCCATTCAACGTTCCGACTCCGTTGCCCATTCCGGCAAGCATTCCGTAAGATTTGAAGTTAACAGAGAAGATAAGTCTGTTGCCAATGGCAAACGCGCTGAAATAGCATGGTTTACTGAAAAGAAAACCAACATAGACCGGTGGTTTTCTTTCAGTATATTTTTGCCCGCAGATTATGAAAAAGAACAGGTATCCGAGATACTTGCACAATGGCATGAGTCACCTGATTTAGATCTGGGTGAAAGCTGGAGAACAGCACCTATTGCTTTAAAGACGCAAAATGGCTATTGGAGAGCCGCAATCCAATGGTCGGCAGACAAAGTAAATGATGACAAGAATATTGGCGGAAGACAGAACTTCGCTCTTGGCAAACAAGACAAAAATCAATGGACTGACTGGGTATTCCATATCCGCTTTTCCTGCAACGACGACGGGCTTATAGAAATATGGAAAAACGGTGAACCCGTCCTGAACTATCCCGGCCCCAACTACTACAATGACAAAAAAGGTCCCTTTTTCAAATTTGGGATATATAAGCCAGACTGGAAAAATAAAGCAAGTAAATCGACCGTGACCAAAAGAGTTGTTTTTTTCGATGATGTTATAATAGGAAATGAAAATGCTAATTTAAAAATGATCCAGTCATTAAAACTTAACCAAACTGAATAA
- a CDS encoding glycosyltransferase family 2 protein, with protein MVSIVIPCYNCESFVSRAIESVLNQHYTDWELILVNNNSKDKTQKVLDDYQKKYADKIRTYMELKKGGGAARNKGLSEAKGEWIEFLDADDELLPDKLERQLELLKEHNAHLVSSSFFL; from the coding sequence ATGGTCTCGATAGTAATCCCATGTTACAACTGTGAGAGCTTTGTAAGCAGAGCCATAGAAAGTGTGTTGAACCAGCATTATACAGACTGGGAATTAATCCTGGTTAACAATAATTCAAAAGACAAAACACAAAAAGTGCTGGATGATTATCAGAAAAAATATGCTGATAAAATCCGGACATACATGGAATTGAAAAAAGGCGGAGGTGCAGCACGTAACAAGGGGCTTTCGGAAGCAAAAGGTGAATGGATTGAGTTTCTGGACGCCGATGATGAATTACTTCCTGATAAACTGGAAAGACAACTGGAATTATTAAAAGAGCATAATGCACATCTGGTCAGTTCAAGTTTTTTCTTGTAA
- a CDS encoding glycosyltransferase family A protein: MIKPAIAVVTYNRPVSLKRLLSSLERAQYPVNGIELIISIDYQDSDSHQEVVEIANAFEWKHGNKTVIPHVANLGLRKHVLLCGNMSATYGSLIMLEDDVFVSPQFYNYSLQMLTAYGNEDYIAGISLYKHEWNVNSARPFIASNNGFDIFFMQFAQSWGQCWTSAMWKKFHDWYIQNEQELVSQDEIPAFVTSWPKSSWLKYFITYVVKTDKYFVYPQVSLSTNFSDAGTHNKINNTKYQVPLQTSFLNYKTPSLKEAVKYDAFFERKEMGIMISVQDSELLVNLYGTKTNTNKRYLLSMAAEPLKLSSHLV, translated from the coding sequence ATGATCAAACCGGCAATAGCAGTTGTAACTTATAACAGGCCAGTCTCTTTAAAAAGACTGTTGTCCTCGCTAGAGCGTGCACAATATCCGGTAAACGGCATTGAACTGATCATTAGCATTGATTATCAGGATTCTGATTCTCATCAGGAAGTTGTTGAAATTGCCAATGCGTTCGAATGGAAACACGGCAACAAGACAGTTATCCCACATGTAGCAAATCTGGGTCTGAGAAAACACGTTCTTTTATGTGGAAATATGTCAGCTACTTATGGCTCACTGATCATGCTTGAAGATGATGTATTTGTTTCGCCACAATTTTACAATTACAGCCTGCAAATGTTAACTGCTTATGGCAATGAGGATTACATAGCAGGAATATCATTATATAAACACGAATGGAATGTCAATTCGGCAAGGCCGTTTATAGCTTCCAATAATGGATTTGACATTTTCTTCATGCAATTCGCACAATCCTGGGGCCAATGCTGGACCTCGGCGATGTGGAAAAAATTTCATGACTGGTATATTCAGAACGAACAGGAGCTGGTTTCCCAGGATGAGATCCCGGCTTTTGTAACGAGCTGGCCAAAGTCTTCATGGCTTAAATATTTTATCACTTATGTTGTGAAAACGGATAAATATTTTGTCTATCCACAGGTTTCATTATCAACTAATTTTAGTGATGCCGGTACCCACAATAAAATAAACAACACCAAATATCAGGTTCCTCTACAAACTTCATTTCTGAATTATAAAACTCCTTCATTGAAAGAAGCAGTAAAATATGATGCTTTTTTTGAAAGGAAAGAAATGGGAATTATGATCAGTGTTCAGGATTCTGAGTTGCTGGTCAATTTATACGGCACCAAAACAAATACCAATAAAAGATATTTGCTGTCTATGGCAGCCGAACCTTTGAAATTGTCAAGTCATTTGGTTTGA
- a CDS encoding glycosyltransferase family 4 protein: MNNNLSGKHILIVVENLPVPFDRRVWQEATTLKEYGAKISIICPKMKGYTKSREVIDGIDIYRHPLPLEASGALGYLLEYGAALFWEFVLAVKIFSKKRFHVIQGCNPPDLIFLVALPFKLLGVKYVFDHHDINPELYEAKFEKKDTFYKLMVLFEKLTFKTANASIATNESYRNIAIERGGMHPDKVTVIRSGPKLDRLKITNGNPVYKKGRSYLIGYLGVIGDQEGIDLLLESFKLLTDHRKDVQLAIVGGGTSLENLKAFAIEKGLGEYVDFYGRVSDELMVDILNTADICVNPDKPLKMNDLSTMNKIMEYMALKKPIVQFDLKEGRYSARDASLYATSVADFSEKIDYLLNNEAIRIKMGEFGYNRVINELSWDYESKKLIEFYSKLL; this comes from the coding sequence ATGAACAATAACCTTTCAGGAAAACATATTTTAATTGTCGTAGAAAACCTTCCGGTTCCTTTCGATCGCCGGGTGTGGCAGGAGGCAACTACATTAAAGGAGTATGGTGCTAAAATCTCTATCATTTGTCCTAAAATGAAAGGGTATACAAAAAGCCGGGAGGTTATTGATGGTATTGATATTTATCGGCATCCACTGCCTTTGGAGGCAAGTGGAGCCCTTGGATATTTGCTGGAATATGGAGCTGCTCTCTTCTGGGAATTTGTGCTGGCGGTGAAAATATTTTCCAAAAAGAGGTTCCATGTTATTCAGGGTTGCAATCCACCGGATCTTATATTTCTGGTGGCGCTCCCATTTAAACTGTTGGGTGTCAAGTATGTATTTGATCATCATGATATTAACCCGGAATTGTACGAGGCTAAATTCGAGAAAAAAGATACCTTTTACAAGCTGATGGTTCTGTTTGAAAAGCTGACTTTTAAGACTGCAAATGCCAGCATTGCCACCAACGAATCGTACAGAAATATTGCAATTGAAAGAGGCGGAATGCACCCTGATAAAGTGACGGTGATCCGAAGCGGGCCGAAGTTGGACCGGTTGAAAATTACTAATGGAAATCCTGTCTACAAAAAAGGTCGAAGTTATTTAATTGGATACTTAGGAGTTATTGGTGATCAGGAAGGCATAGATTTATTGTTAGAATCATTTAAATTGCTAACAGACCATAGAAAAGATGTGCAGCTTGCCATCGTGGGAGGTGGCACGAGCCTTGAAAATCTCAAGGCATTTGCAATAGAAAAAGGCTTGGGTGAATACGTGGATTTTTATGGAAGAGTATCAGACGAATTGATGGTAGACATTCTTAACACCGCAGACATTTGTGTGAATCCGGACAAGCCTTTAAAAATGAATGATTTGTCGACAATGAACAAAATAATGGAGTACATGGCTTTAAAAAAACCAATTGTACAGTTTGATTTAAAAGAGGGAAGGTATTCAGCCAGGGATGCTTCCTTATATGCAACCAGTGTGGCGGATTTTTCTGAGAAAATTGACTATCTTTTGAATAACGAAGCTATTAGAATTAAAATGGGAGAGTTTGGTTACAATCGTGTGATCAACGAGCTGTCCTGGGATTATGAAAGTAAAAAACTAATAGAGTTTTATTCTAAGTTGTTATGA
- a CDS encoding glycosyltransferase family 4 protein, with product MSKKLYFISRDANWQHYRNEVLTYLANKHDLQVEILTIGTLKPYLKENDRLKYRIFKNVFSDDSKKSFFPGAISYFLKNRPSYILGLNNGTQITEYVSLLFCKLTGIKFIAWTHAYDHKPIKNPIKKAFKDFQNYYFFSLADSIITFSYVGKEYLVGKGFNKDKIHVAPNTLDTNRLLAIKENIKADFDRTTFLKTLSPDLNEESKVIIFSGRLNKFKKVDAIIRAMSLLSAADPNIHLIVVGDGEERGALTELSASLNLSKKVHFLGSVFEETIVGKYFLSSDIFIMPGYVGLAIVHAFTYGLPLITEDIDFHSPEIQLLHDGQNGYFVKENDIQELADKILFLLKDPVLLKKLSNNALNTIHEEASIDLMVGRMNTAITQ from the coding sequence ATGAGTAAAAAACTTTACTTTATTTCCAGGGATGCCAACTGGCAGCATTATCGTAATGAGGTACTAACTTATCTTGCCAATAAACATGATCTGCAGGTAGAAATATTGACTATAGGCACATTAAAACCCTACCTCAAGGAAAACGACCGTTTGAAATACAGAATATTTAAAAATGTTTTTTCAGATGATTCTAAAAAAAGCTTTTTTCCGGGTGCAATTTCTTATTTCTTGAAAAACCGGCCGTCTTATATACTTGGGCTTAACAACGGAACACAGATAACGGAATATGTCAGTTTGCTTTTTTGTAAGCTTACAGGAATAAAATTTATTGCCTGGACGCACGCTTATGATCACAAACCGATCAAAAATCCAATTAAAAAGGCATTTAAAGATTTCCAGAATTATTATTTCTTTTCTCTTGCCGATTCCATCATTACGTTTTCTTATGTAGGGAAGGAATATCTTGTAGGTAAAGGATTCAATAAAGATAAAATCCATGTGGCCCCGAATACGCTGGATACTAACAGGCTTTTGGCAATTAAAGAAAATATCAAAGCAGATTTTGACAGGACAACGTTCCTGAAAACACTGTCTCCTGACCTGAACGAAGAATCAAAAGTGATCATTTTTTCTGGCCGGTTAAACAAATTCAAAAAGGTAGATGCTATAATCCGGGCCATGTCACTCCTCAGTGCTGCTGATCCCAACATTCATTTAATTGTGGTGGGAGACGGAGAGGAAAGAGGCGCTTTGACGGAATTAAGTGCTTCGCTTAATCTATCCAAAAAAGTCCATTTTCTGGGTTCTGTTTTCGAAGAAACCATTGTGGGGAAATATTTTCTGTCTTCCGACATCTTCATTATGCCAGGATATGTCGGCCTTGCGATCGTTCATGCTTTTACTTATGGGTTACCGCTTATCACCGAGGATATTGATTTTCATAGCCCGGAAATACAGCTGCTGCATGACGGACAGAATGGCTATTTTGTTAAGGAGAACGATATACAGGAACTGGCAGATAAAATCCTTTTCCTTTTAAAAGACCCTGTTTTACTCAAAAAACTAAGCAACAATGCACTTAATACCATTCATGAAGAAGCCAGTATTGATTTAATGGTTGGAAGAATGAATACTGCAATTACTCAATAG
- a CDS encoding glycosyltransferase family 2 protein, with product MISVIIPVYNRLNYTLACIETLKTQTYPDFRIIVVDDGSTDSTSEVIAEKFPDVIVLKGDGNLWWTKAMNVGVQYVLGLKHSEKDFILALNNDLIVKPDYIEELVKAADKNPHSLIGSVSADINNPNSVHYAGIIWNPYLAYRRPSLNGSLELDQLQKDYEFIETSYLPGRGTLIPINSFKEIGLFDDVNFPQYNADHDYTLRAANAGYKLLVSAKAVVFSHVNDTGINTIKKLSFFKFLKLSLFSIKSPSNLKIRYRWAKVHSKSHHLIYFLIDTSRVMKSILVSSVKLNKSKS from the coding sequence ATGATATCAGTCATAATTCCGGTATATAACAGGCTTAATTATACACTTGCATGTATCGAAACATTAAAAACACAAACATATCCAGATTTCAGGATCATTGTTGTGGATGATGGTTCTACCGACTCTACATCAGAAGTAATTGCTGAAAAATTTCCTGATGTAATTGTTTTGAAGGGAGATGGAAATCTTTGGTGGACGAAAGCGATGAATGTGGGTGTACAATATGTACTTGGTTTGAAACACAGCGAAAAAGATTTTATTCTCGCATTGAACAATGATTTAATTGTAAAACCTGATTATATAGAGGAGCTTGTAAAAGCAGCAGACAAAAACCCGCATTCACTGATCGGCTCCGTTTCTGCGGATATCAATAATCCGAATTCTGTTCATTATGCAGGAATTATATGGAATCCTTACCTGGCCTATCGCCGGCCATCGCTAAATGGTTCCCTGGAATTGGATCAGCTGCAAAAGGATTATGAATTTATAGAAACATCCTATTTGCCAGGAAGAGGTACATTGATTCCAATTAATTCATTTAAGGAAATCGGGTTGTTTGATGACGTGAATTTCCCTCAGTACAACGCCGATCATGATTACACTTTGCGTGCGGCTAATGCTGGTTATAAATTATTAGTTTCTGCCAAAGCGGTTGTATTCAGCCATGTAAATGATACGGGTATTAACACAATTAAAAAATTGTCATTTTTTAAATTCCTGAAACTGTCGCTGTTTTCCATTAAATCACCATCGAACTTAAAAATACGTTATCGCTGGGCAAAAGTTCATTCAAAATCTCATCATCTGATTTACTTTTTAATTGATACATCAAGAGTAATGAAGTCAATATTGGTATCCAGCGTGAAATTAAATAAATCGAAATCATGA
- a CDS encoding alginate lyase family protein, with the protein MDISKPINFHLDISTGKEFPMSFSKDINIRSDAFGSAKVVWEVNRLQFLLPLIIKYKQTDDQSLLDQFVQIMTDWQVQNPYLKGVNWYSNIEVNIRLINWYWCWQILANDKNWKADARYKEFTDGIWLPLIYQHCFYSYNNPSYYSSANNHLISEYAGLFIANCLWKFQESEKWLKFAKKGLEKEIVVQHSENGINKEEAAEYIQFITDFFLLSYVVGEQHGISFSTTYHTSLGNICNYIFEFLDSKGNFPKYGDEDDGRVILPDNDTHSNNFISILNTAVVLFKKPEWKRPDAKWDIKSELLTTYCKGESFWSKIIPVSVPAKSAFYPEEGHFYFKSKAFKGKEIYAHLDAAPLGFLSIAAHGHADSLSFFLNLDGYPFLVDPGTFTYHTHPEWREYFVSTLGHNTVAVGDTDQAKLAGPTMWLQHYKSKVESVDKSDRVEKVVASHNGYIKQGITHRRTVDFHKAESEFRLLDEVKLEGGKDIEIRMPFHLHPSVQIEEVSPTSYILSRPEDTTLKIHIELSPLLSWNSVTATEDNPLGWYSPSFMVKVPSSLLIGRTTLTKSISIPTKIKILSTL; encoded by the coding sequence ATGGATATCAGTAAACCTATCAATTTCCATCTTGATATCTCAACCGGAAAGGAATTTCCGATGTCCTTTTCAAAAGACATCAATATCCGTTCGGATGCTTTTGGCAGTGCCAAAGTGGTTTGGGAGGTTAATCGCCTGCAATTTCTATTACCATTAATTATAAAATATAAACAAACAGACGATCAGTCATTGCTGGATCAGTTCGTTCAGATCATGACCGACTGGCAGGTGCAAAATCCTTATCTGAAAGGAGTTAACTGGTACAGCAATATCGAAGTCAATATCCGGCTTATTAACTGGTACTGGTGCTGGCAAATCCTGGCGAATGACAAAAATTGGAAAGCAGACGCCCGTTACAAAGAATTTACCGATGGGATCTGGTTGCCGCTGATTTACCAGCATTGTTTTTATTCATACAATAATCCATCTTATTATTCTTCTGCAAATAACCATTTGATATCAGAGTATGCGGGATTGTTCATTGCCAATTGCCTTTGGAAATTTCAGGAATCTGAAAAATGGCTGAAATTCGCAAAAAAAGGATTAGAAAAAGAAATTGTAGTCCAGCATTCTGAAAACGGTATCAATAAGGAAGAGGCAGCTGAATACATTCAGTTTATCACTGATTTCTTTTTGCTGAGTTATGTTGTCGGCGAACAGCACGGAATTTCATTTTCTACTACCTATCATACCAGCCTCGGAAATATCTGTAATTATATATTCGAGTTTCTGGACTCAAAAGGCAATTTCCCCAAGTATGGGGATGAAGATGACGGCCGTGTTATACTGCCAGATAATGATACGCACAGCAATAATTTTATTTCCATTTTAAATACAGCCGTTGTACTTTTCAAAAAACCGGAATGGAAAAGGCCTGATGCAAAATGGGATATCAAATCTGAATTACTAACTACTTACTGTAAAGGAGAAAGTTTCTGGAGTAAAATTATCCCGGTTTCTGTTCCGGCTAAGAGCGCTTTTTATCCGGAAGAAGGCCATTTCTATTTCAAAAGCAAAGCCTTTAAAGGAAAAGAGATATATGCACATCTGGATGCTGCACCATTGGGTTTTTTATCAATCGCAGCACACGGACACGCTGATTCGCTGTCATTTTTTCTGAATCTCGACGGCTATCCTTTCCTCGTAGACCCTGGAACTTTCACCTATCATACGCATCCTGAATGGAGGGAGTACTTTGTGAGTACACTAGGCCATAATACCGTAGCTGTTGGCGATACCGACCAGGCTAAACTTGCCGGCCCTACTATGTGGCTGCAGCATTACAAAAGCAAAGTAGAATCTGTTGACAAGAGCGACCGTGTAGAAAAAGTGGTCGCAAGCCACAACGGTTATATTAAACAGGGCATAACACACAGAAGAACAGTCGATTTCCATAAAGCTGAGTCGGAGTTTCGTTTGCTGGATGAAGTAAAGCTGGAAGGTGGAAAAGACATCGAAATCAGGATGCCTTTTCACTTGCATCCTTCTGTTCAGATTGAGGAAGTGAGCCCGACCAGTTATATTTTATCAAGACCGGAAGACACAACGCTTAAAATCCATATAGAACTCAGTCCGCTTTTAAGCTGGAACAGCGTAACTGCTACTGAGGATAATCCTCTGGGATGGTATTCACCCTCGTTTATGGTGAAGGTGCCCTCCTCTTTATTAATTGGACGCACCACTTTAACTAAATCAATTTCAATACCTACAAAAATCAAAATTTTATCAACGTTATGA
- a CDS encoding UDP-glucose/GDP-mannose dehydrogenase family protein, with the protein MNISIFGLGYVGCVSLGCLAQNGHSVIGVDVSKDKIDQINSGQATIVEKDIDNIILEQHKAGRISATSDFKEAILKTEVSIIAVGTPSSAKGHLNLDYIFNVARNIGEVLKEKEAFHVIALRSTVLPGTCEKFAHIIEDASGKKSNVDFAVVDNPEFLREGTAVQDYYNPPLTLIGGENEQATSLLSTLYEQLPAKVVITDTKTAEIMKYVNNTFHALKISFANEVGNISSALGIDSHKVMEIFCMDKQLNISPYYFKPGFAYGGSCLPKDLKGLQTLAHDLYVKVPLIESIDLTNTIQIQRAVGLLSKFFGKRIAVLGLSFKAGTDDLRNSPSVELVETLIGKGFDISIYDSNIQIAKLTGKNKDYIESRIPHLSKLLVDNLDYVLDKCDVLVVCNKEQQFVEKLNTIKDKTIVDMVRLPAQVKENNIYYGINW; encoded by the coding sequence ATGAACATCAGTATTTTCGGATTAGGATATGTAGGCTGTGTAAGCCTTGGCTGTCTGGCTCAAAATGGCCACAGTGTTATAGGAGTAGATGTCAGCAAAGACAAAATCGACCAGATCAATAGCGGTCAGGCTACAATTGTAGAAAAAGACATTGATAATATTATTCTGGAGCAGCATAAAGCAGGTAGAATATCAGCAACTTCTGACTTCAAAGAAGCCATTCTGAAGACCGAAGTGTCCATTATTGCAGTGGGAACACCGTCGAGTGCAAAGGGGCATTTGAACCTGGATTACATTTTTAATGTTGCGCGGAACATTGGGGAAGTGCTAAAAGAAAAAGAAGCGTTCCACGTGATTGCACTGCGCTCTACTGTACTGCCTGGTACCTGCGAAAAGTTCGCCCACATTATTGAAGATGCTTCCGGTAAGAAAAGCAATGTAGATTTTGCAGTTGTCGATAACCCTGAATTTTTGAGAGAAGGAACTGCTGTTCAGGATTATTATAATCCACCGCTTACACTGATAGGCGGTGAAAACGAACAAGCTACTTCCCTGCTTTCAACACTTTACGAACAACTTCCGGCTAAGGTTGTAATTACGGATACAAAAACAGCCGAAATCATGAAGTATGTGAACAATACTTTCCATGCTTTGAAAATTTCTTTCGCTAACGAAGTAGGAAATATTTCGAGTGCCCTGGGTATTGATTCGCATAAAGTGATGGAAATATTTTGCATGGATAAACAACTAAATATATCCCCATACTACTTTAAACCGGGTTTTGCGTATGGTGGCTCATGCTTGCCGAAAGATTTGAAAGGCTTGCAGACACTGGCTCATGACCTATACGTAAAGGTACCTCTGATAGAAAGTATCGACCTTACGAACACGATCCAGATCCAACGCGCCGTGGGTTTATTAAGTAAGTTTTTTGGTAAGAGGATAGCCGTACTTGGGCTTAGTTTCAAAGCAGGAACAGACGACCTTCGTAACAGCCCATCAGTAGAACTTGTGGAAACGCTGATCGGAAAAGGTTTCGACATCTCAATCTACGATTCCAACATTCAGATCGCGAAGCTGACCGGTAAGAATAAGGACTATATTGAGAGCCGCATTCCTCACCTTTCCAAGCTTCTTGTTGATAACCTTGACTATGTCCTGGATAAATGTGATGTACTTGTAGTATGTAACAAAGAGCAACAGTTTGTAGAAAAACTCAACACAATTAAAGACAAAACAATTGTGGACATGGTACGTCTGCCAGCTCAGGTAAAAGAAAATAATATTTATTACGGAATAAACTGGTAA